GGAAGCGATCGCCATCCAGGAGGCCAAGCGCCTCGGCATCCCGGTCGTCGCCGTCGTCGATTCGAACTGCGATCCCGACCGCGTCGATTTCCCGATCCCCGGCAACGATGACGCGGCCCGCGCCATCCAGCTCTACTGCGACCTTATCTCGCGCGCCGCCATCGACGGCATCGCCCGCCAGCAGGGCGCGCTGGGCGTCGACGTCGGCGCCGCGGCCGAGGCCCCGGTCGAGCCGGCGCTCGGCGAGGACGCCGGCGAGAGCAAGGACGCCTGATCCTGCCCGGTCACGGCCATGTGACCGACACCATGTAAGCAAGGCGGGCGCACCTGGACATTCCCATCCCGGTGCGCCGCTCCTTTTGAAGAAGACGGATTTGAAGAGGCGACAATGAGCATTTCTGCTGCACAGGTCAAACAACTGCGCGACATGACCGGCGCGGGCATGATGGACTGCAAGGCCGCGCTGGCCGAGACCAATGGCGACATCGACGCCGCCGTGGACTGGCTGCGCAAGAAGGGCATCGCCAAGGCCGACAAGAAGGCCGGCCGCACCGCCGCCGAAGGCCTGATCGGCGTCGCCGCCGACGGCACGAGCGCCGTGGTGGTCGAGGTCAATTCCGAGACCGATTTCGTCGCCCGCAACGAGGCCTTCCAGGATCTGGTGCGCTCCGTGGCCGAGGTCGCGCTCGGCACTGACGGCACGCGCGACGCAGTCGGCGCCGCCACCTATCCGACCACCGGAAAGCCGGTCGACGAGGCGATCAAGGACGCCGTCGCCACCATCGGCGAGAACATGAACCTGCGCCGCTCGGCGAAGCTCGCGGTTCCGGCCGGCGTCGTCGCCACCTACATCCACAACGCGGCCGCCGACGGCCTCGGCAAGATCGGCGTGCTCGTCGCCATCGAGACGACGGGCGATGCGGACGCCGCGCGCGCCTTCGCGCGCCAGGTGGCGATGCATGTCGCGGCCACCAGCCCGCTGGCGCTGACCCCGGAAGAGGTCGACCCGGCGGCCGTCGCCCGCGAGAAGGAGATCTTCGCCGCGCAGGCCCGCGAGTCGGGCAAGCCGGAGAACATCATCGAGAAGATGGTCGAAGGCCGCATGCGCAAGTTCTTCGAGGAAGTCGTGCTGCTGAAGCAGGCTTTCGTCATGAACCCGGACCTGACCGTCGAGGCGGCGCTGAAAGCGGCCGAGAAGGACATCGGCGCGCCGGCGAAGCTCGCGGGCTTCGTCCGCTTCGCGCTGGGCGAGGGCGTCGAGAAGGAAGAGAGCGATTTTGCGGCGGAAGTCGCGGCGGCCGTCAAGAGCTGATAGCGCCTCGATCTTCAACCGATCGAACGAAGGGCGCCGCGTGACATCGCGGCGCCCTTCGTGTATCGCCTGACCGCGTAGCGCGATAAGAGGATATTCCATGACGTCCAGGCCAGCCTACCGCCGTGTCCTTCTCAAAGCGTCCGGCGAGGCGCTGATGGGCGAGCAGGGATTCGGCATCGACGTCTCCGTCGCCGACCGCATCGCCGCGGACGTCGCCGAGGCGCGTGCCATGGGCGTCGAGGTCGGCATCGTCATCGGCGGCGGCAACATTTTCCGCGGGGTCGCCGTGGCTTCAGCGGGCGGCGACCGCGTCACCGGCGACCACATGGGCATGCTGGCCACCGTCATCAACTCGCTGGCGCTGCGCACCTCGCTCAACAAGATCGGCGTCGAGGCGGTCGTGCTGTCGGCCATCGCCATGCCCGAGCTGTGCGAGAGCTTCTCGCAGCGTCAGGCCACGGCCTACATGGATCAGGGCAAGGTGGTGATCTTCGCCGGCGGCACCGGCAATCCCTTCTTCACGACGGATTCGGCGGCGGCGCTGCGCGCGGCCGAGATCGGCGCCGACGCGCTGTTCAAGGGAACGCAGGTCGACGGCGTCTACACCGCCGACCCCAAGCGCGACCCCACGGCGCGCCGCTACGAGCGCATCACCCATGACGAGGTGATCCGCGGCGGCCTCGCGATCATGGATACGGCCGCAATTGCACTTGCGCGCGAGAACAACATTCCGATAATCGTTTTCTCGATTCACGAGAAGGGCGGTTTCGGCGCCATTCTGCGGGGCGAGGGCCGCGGCACCGTCGTCAGCGACGCCTCCTGAGGCGACACCCGGGCGCCGACAGAACGGGCGCGAACAGCAAGCAAGGATGCCGGCCTGCCGGCAGCGGAGAGTCGAATGAGCAGCACCGGAGTCGATTTCAAGGATTTGCAGCGGCGCATGGACGGCGCGATTTCCGCCTTCAAGCACGATCTCGCCTCGCTGCGCACGGGCCGAGCCTCGGCGAACCTACTCGACCCGATCCAGGTCCAGGCCTACGGCTCGCCGATGCCGATCTCCCAGGTGGCGACGGTCAGCGTGCCGGAGTCGCGCATGCTCTCCGTCTCGATCTGGGACAAGCAGCTCGTCGGCGCGGTCGACCGGGCGATCCGCGAATCCAATCTCGGCTTCAACCCGATCGTCGACGGCACCACGCTGCGCATCCCGCTGCCCGAGCTCAACGAGCAGCGCCGCAAGGAACTGGTCAAGATCGCGCATCAATATGCCGAGCAGGCCAAGGTGGCCGTACGCCACGTCCGCCGCGACGGCATCGACCATGCCAAGAAGGCGGAGAAGGACGGCGACATCAGCCAGGACGACGCCCGCGTCCAGAACGAGAAGGTCCAGAAGCTGACCGACGATACGATTTCCTCGATCGACAGCCTGCTGGCCGAGAAGGAAGCGGAAATCCTGCAGGTTTGAGCGCGGCGCGCCGCGAAACCCGGTATCGGCGCGCCGGCATGGGTTCTCCTGAAAGGGGCCGCATCGTGAAGCCTGCCCATATCGCTATCATCATGGACGGCAACGGCCGCTGGGCCAAGGCGCGCGGGCTGCCGCGCGCCGCCGGCCATCGCGCCGGGGTCGAGGCACTGCGCCGCACCGTGCGCGCCGCCGGCGATTTCGGCATCGACTGGCTGACCGTCTACGCGTTCTCGTCGGAGAACTGGTCGCGGCCGAAGGCCGAGGTGAGCGACCTGATGGGCCTGCTCAAGACCTTCATCCGCCGCGATCTCGCCGAGCTGCACCAGTCCGGCGTCAGGGTGCGGATGATCGGCGCCCGCGAGGGCCTGTCGCCGGACATCCGCGCGCTGGTCGAGGAAGCCGAGACGCTGACGGTGGCCAACCGCGCCATGAACCTCGTCATCGCCTTCAACTATGGCGGCCGCGACGAGATCGCCCGCGCCGCGCGGCAGGTGGCGGAGGCCGTCGCCGCCGGCACGCTCGATCCGGCCGAGATCACGCCCGAAGCGTTCGCCCAGTTCCTCGACACGCGCCTGATCCCGGACCCCGACCTCGTCATCAGGACCAGCGGCGAGCAGCGCCTGTCCAATTTCCTGCCGTGGCAGAGCGCCTATTCCGAGCTCGTCTTCATGCCGTGCTACTGGCCCGATTTCGGCCCTGCCGAGCTCGACGAGGCGATCAAGCGGTTTTCCGAGCGGGAAAGGCGGTTCGGCGGCGTGGTCGCCCGCACGGTCGCGTCATGAGCGGCGGGCAGGCGAGCAACCTCCAGCAGCGCGTCATCTCGGGCGCCGTGCTCATCGTCGTCGCGCTGGCGCTGACCTGGGCCGGCGGCGTCTGGTATCGCCTGCTCGCGGCCGCGATCTCCGGGGCGGTGCTCTACGAGTGGCTCACCATGACCGCCCGCTCCGAAAAGCCCTCGAACCGCTGGCTGGCCATCGGCCTTCTCGCCGTCCTCCTCATCCTGCTCGTCACCGGCGCGTCGAGCTCGTTCCTGTCGATGGCGCTGGTCGGGGCCATCGTCGTCACCGGCGCGCATGCGGCTAGGTTCGAGGCGGGCGTCTGGCCGACCTTCGGCCTCGCCTATGCCGGGCTGCTCGGCATCGCGCTTTCGGCGCTGCGCGGGGCCGACGCCGTCGGCCTCGCGGCGACGCTGTTCCTGTTCGCGGTGGTGTGGGCGACCGACATCCTCGCCTATTTCGTCGGCCGGGCCGTCGGCGGGCCAAAGCTCGCGCCTGCCATTTCGCCCGGCAAGACGTGGAGCGGCGCGGTGGGCGGGACAGTCGCCGCGGTTTTAGCCGGCATCTTCGTCGCCGGCCAGCTCGGCTCGCCGCTCGGCTGGGGCGCGCTGCTGGCGCTGACGCTGGTGCTCTCGGTCGTCTCGCAAGGCGGCGACCTCTTCGAATCCTGGATCAAGCGGCGTTTCGGCGTCAAGGATTCGAGCCAGCTCATCCCCGGCCATGGCGGCGTGATGGACAGGGTCGACGGGCTGGCCACGGCCGCCTTCGCGCTTTTCCTTCTCGGCGCGGCCATTGCCGGGCCGAACACGCCGGCGGACGCGTTCTTCGGTCGTTGACAGCAGAGGGCTCGCCCCGAGCGCGAGCCCGCAAATGAAGAGGTTCTTCATGACGGAACAGCGTGATGTGGCGAGCTGGCGCATCATCCTCGCCTTTCTTCTCGACGCGATCACCGCCTTCGTCGTGGTGGGCCTAGTGGTCGGCGTTGTATTCGGCGGCCTCACCGAGAACGGCTTCCAGCTCGAAGGCTGGAGGGCGCTGCTGGCCTTTGCGCTGATCGTCGCCTATTTCGTCGTCTTCAACAGGTTCCTCGGCGGAACGATCTGGAAGCGTATCCTGCGCGCCGTGCGCTGACGGCATCCCCGAATATCCGTCCCGTGACCTGCCGTTGCGAATTTGGTCAGGCTCGGACACGGAATTGCCGGTATTGGGCTTGATGTCAGCGCATTGCCGGCGCCGAGGGACGGACAGGGATCACAGTGAACGAATTTCTCGCCACATTCTTCAGCTTCGACAACATCGTCTTCACAACCATCATTCCCTTCCTGTTCGTGCTGACGGTCGTCGTCTTCGTGCATGAGATGGGCCACTATCTCGTCGGCCGCTGGTGCGGCATCGGCGTGCGCGAGTTCTCCGTCGGCTTCGGCCCCGAACTCGTCGGCTTCAACGACCGCCGCGGCACGCGCTGGAAGCTGTCGGCCATCCCGCTCGGCGGCTACGTCAAGTTCGTCGGCGACATGAGCGTGACCAGCGATCCTTCGTCGCAGGAGGATGCCGGGCTGAGCGCGCAGGAGCGCCGCACGGCCTTCCACCTCCAGCCCGTCTGGAAGCGCGCCGCCACCGTCTTCGCCGGCCCCGCCTTCAATTTCCTCCTCACCATCGCCGTCTTCGCGGTGATGTTTTCGATCTACGGGCGGATGATCTCAGAGCCGATGGTGGCCGAGGTGCGCGCCGGGTCTCCGGCCGAGGCGGCCGGCTTCCAGCCGGGCGACCGCTTCGTTACGGTCGACGGCACCCGCGTCTACACCTTCGGCGACGTGCAGCGGCTGGTCTCCGGCCGCGCCGGCGATCCGATCGTCTTCGTCATGGCGCGTGGCGAGGAGGAGGAGGTCACCCTGACCGCGACGCCGGAGCTGGTCGAGCAGACCGACGCGCTCGGCAACACCATCCGCGTCGGCATCATCGGCGTCGTCAACAACGAGGAGATGGGCCAGCCGCGCCATATCGAGTACGGGCCCGTCGAATCGGTGGCGGAGGCGGTCAAGGAAACCGGCCACATCATCGCCCGGACCGGCCAGTTCCTCCAACGTTTCGTGTCCGGGCGGGAGGACCGCTGCCAGCTCGGCGGGCCGGTGCGCATCGCCGACATGGCCGGCAAGGCCGCCTCGCTCGGCTTCGAATGGCTGGTGCAGCTCGTCGCAGTCCTGTCCGTCGGCATCGGCTTCCTGAATCTGTTGCCGATTCCCCCGCTCGACGGCGGTCATCTCGCCTTCTACGGGGTCGAGGCGGTGATGCGCCGCCCCGTCTCGGAACGGGTCATGGAGCTTTTCTACAGGGTGGGCATGCTGGCCGTGCTCGCCTTCATGGGCTTCGTCTTCTGGAACGATCTGTTCGGATGCTGAAGGAGCGCACTATCGACCGGACCGGTGGCGTTGACCGCTCATTTACCATAGAACGGCGCAGACGTGACGCGAATGTCACGCCGCGCATTTTAGTAAACGCATGTTAACCCGGAGCCTTGCTTGTAGGGAAAATCCGGGTAATACGGTAGGCGGACTGACCGCGTCGCCCGGTCTTCTCGCCGTGGGGACTACGAGAATAAAAGGTTTCAAAGCCCAATGAAGGCAGTTTCCAGTTTCATGAGCGCCGTTTCGGCGGTGGCTCTTTCGGCCGGCCTCGTGGTTTCCGGCGCGACCGCTCTGCAATTCGCCACCGCCAGCGTGGCCGAGGCGGCGGTCGTCAGCTCGATCGAGGTTCGCGGCAATCGGCGCGTCGATGCCGAAACGATTCGCAGCAATGTCGGTATCCGGCCGGGGCAGAACTTCGGCGCCGGCGATATCGATGAGGCGGTGAAGCGGCTGTTCTCGACCGGTCTGTTCTCGGACGTGCGCATCAACCAGGTCGGCTCGACCCTCGTCGTCAGCGTCGAGGAATATGCGATCGTCAACCAGGTGCTGTTCCAGGGCAACAAGAAGATCAAGGACGCCGACCTCGTCCGCCAGATCCAGCTTCAGCCCCGCAACTCGTTCTCCGATTCGCTGCTTGCTGCGGACGTGGAGACGATTCGCCAGGCCTATGCCCGCATCGGGCGCGACGACGCGACCGTTTCCTCGCAGGTCTCCGATCTCGGCGACGGCCGCGTCAACGTCATCTTCGACATCCAGGAAGGCGACCGCACCAAGATCGCCGACATCGCGTTCGAGGGCAACGACGCCTATTCCGACTCGCGCCTGCGCGACGTCATCGCGACCAAGCGGTCCGGTCTCCTGTCCTTCCTGTCGCGCAACGACATCTATGACGAGGACCGCCTGCGCGCCGACGAGGAGCTGCTGCGCCGGTTCTATTACAACCGCGGCTATGCCGACTTCCGCGTCATCTCGTCCAACGCCGAGTTCGACGACGCCAAGAACAGCTATCGCGTCGTCTTCACCGTCGACGAAGGGCAGCGCTATCGCTTCGGCTCGATCGACGTCGAGAGCACCGTCGCCGGTCTCGACGGCGAGACGCTGAAGGGCTCGATCAAGACCAAGGAAGGCAACCACTACAGCGCCAAGGCTGTCGAGGACACGCTGGTCGCGCTGAACGAGCAGGCTGCCGGCCTCGGTTACGCCTTCGCGCAGGTCACGCCGCGCGGCGACCGCAACTTCGAGAACCAGACGATCTCGGTGGTCTATTCGATCGACCAGGGACCGCGTGCCTATATCGAGCGCATCGAGATTCGCGGCAATGCGCGCACGCGCGACTATGTCATTCGCCGCGAGTTCGACATCAGCGAAGGCGACGCGTTCAACCAGGCGCTCATCCAGCGCGCGAAGCGGCGCCTGGAACGCCTTGATTACTTCGAGACCGTCAACATCGCCACCGCGCCGGGTTCCGAGGCGGATCAGGTCGTGCTGGTCATCGACGTGGTCGAGAAGTCGACGGGCGAGCTGTCGATCGGCGGCGGCTATTCGACGGGCGGCCAGAACAAGGGCTTCTCGGTCGAGGGCTCGATCGCGGAACGCAACTTCCTCGGTCGCGGCCAGGCCATCCGGTTCTCGGCCGGCGGCGGCAAGGATTCGCGCAACTACCAGCTTTCGTTCACCGAGCCGTATTTCCTCGGCCGCCGCATCAGCGCCGGCTTCGACATCTATCGCAACACGGCCGAGTACGACGACTACAAGACCGAGCTGACGGGCGGCACCGTGCGCTTCGGCTTGCCGATCACGCAGGCCCTGACGGCGCAGGTCGCCTACAACCTGACGCAGGAGAAGTACGAGTACACCGATTACTGCGATGAGAACGGTGATGGTATATTGACCGGAACCGAGTGCCGGTCGAGCGGTTCGGTTCGCATCTCCCGCTATCTTCAGCACGCGATTGAAGAGCAGAGCCCGTGGGTGAAGTCGTCGGTGAGCGGCACGCTGCTCTACAACACCATCGATGACATGAAGAACCCGCGCAGCGGCATCTATGCCAACCTGACGCTCGAGACCGCCGGTCTCGGCGGTGACGCGCAGTGGGTCAAGCTTTCGGGTCGCGGCACCTATTACAAGACCCTGTCTGACGAGATGGACCTCGTCGGCATGCTCTCGGCCGGTGGTGGCCATATCGAGAGCTTCGGCAGCGAGGGGCTGCGGGTGTTCGACCATTTCCAGAGCAACGACCGCATCATTCGCGGCTTCAAGCACAACGGCATCGGTCCGTTCGATTCAGCTGCGACCGGACGCGAAAGCCGGCATCTCGGCGGCACGACCTACTTCCACGGTTCGGCCGAGGTCCAGTTCCCGTTCCCGGTTCTATCCGAGGGTATTGGCCTGCGCGGCGCGGTCTTCGCCGACGCCGCCACCCTCTACGGCAGCGATCTAAAGGGGATTCCGGGCGTTACCATTGACGGAACCGGCATGGAGTGGCGCGCGTCCGTCGGCGCCTCCATCATCTGGGCTTCGCCCTTCGGGCCGCTGCGCGTCGACTATGCGGTTCCGGTTGCCAAGGAAGACAGCGACCGGGTTCAGAACTTCAACTTCGGCGTCTCGACCCGCTTCTAGCAATCGGGTAGCGCGCTTCCGGGCCTCGTTAGAGGCCCGGAAGAGAAAGCTTGCATGAGCGATCCGGTATTCTTTGCGCCGTCGCGCCGTTTCAATGCTGACGAAGTGGCGGCATTGACCGGCGCGACGCTTCTCACCCCCGACTATGCCAGCAACGAGATCGTGACCCTCGCCCAGGCCGATCGCGGCGGCAAGGGCGCGCTCGTTTTCGTCGACGGCAAGCGCAATGCCGGCATGCTCGCCGGCGTCGAGGCTTCTGTCCTTCTGTGCTCGCAGGACGTGGCCGCGCTCGCGCCGGCAGGCGTCGCCGTCCTTGTCTCCAGGCACCCGCATCGCGATTTCTCGATGATCGGGCGGCTGATGTTCCCGGCGGCGAGCCGGCCGGGCGCGATGACCGG
The window above is part of the Aquamicrobium sp. genome. Proteins encoded here:
- the tsf gene encoding translation elongation factor Ts: MSISAAQVKQLRDMTGAGMMDCKAALAETNGDIDAAVDWLRKKGIAKADKKAGRTAAEGLIGVAADGTSAVVVEVNSETDFVARNEAFQDLVRSVAEVALGTDGTRDAVGAATYPTTGKPVDEAIKDAVATIGENMNLRRSAKLAVPAGVVATYIHNAAADGLGKIGVLVAIETTGDADAARAFARQVAMHVAATSPLALTPEEVDPAAVAREKEIFAAQARESGKPENIIEKMVEGRMRKFFEEVVLLKQAFVMNPDLTVEAALKAAEKDIGAPAKLAGFVRFALGEGVEKEESDFAAEVAAAVKS
- the pyrH gene encoding UMP kinase; this translates as MTSRPAYRRVLLKASGEALMGEQGFGIDVSVADRIAADVAEARAMGVEVGIVIGGGNIFRGVAVASAGGDRVTGDHMGMLATVINSLALRTSLNKIGVEAVVLSAIAMPELCESFSQRQATAYMDQGKVVIFAGGTGNPFFTTDSAAALRAAEIGADALFKGTQVDGVYTADPKRDPTARRYERITHDEVIRGGLAIMDTAAIALARENNIPIIVFSIHEKGGFGAILRGEGRGTVVSDAS
- the frr gene encoding ribosome recycling factor, which translates into the protein MSSTGVDFKDLQRRMDGAISAFKHDLASLRTGRASANLLDPIQVQAYGSPMPISQVATVSVPESRMLSVSIWDKQLVGAVDRAIRESNLGFNPIVDGTTLRIPLPELNEQRRKELVKIAHQYAEQAKVAVRHVRRDGIDHAKKAEKDGDISQDDARVQNEKVQKLTDDTISSIDSLLAEKEAEILQV
- a CDS encoding isoprenyl transferase, which codes for MVKPAHIAIIMDGNGRWAKARGLPRAAGHRAGVEALRRTVRAAGDFGIDWLTVYAFSSENWSRPKAEVSDLMGLLKTFIRRDLAELHQSGVRVRMIGAREGLSPDIRALVEEAETLTVANRAMNLVIAFNYGGRDEIARAARQVAEAVAAGTLDPAEITPEAFAQFLDTRLIPDPDLVIRTSGEQRLSNFLPWQSAYSELVFMPCYWPDFGPAELDEAIKRFSERERRFGGVVARTVAS
- a CDS encoding phosphatidate cytidylyltransferase, with the translated sequence MSGGQASNLQQRVISGAVLIVVALALTWAGGVWYRLLAAAISGAVLYEWLTMTARSEKPSNRWLAIGLLAVLLILLVTGASSSFLSMALVGAIVVTGAHAARFEAGVWPTFGLAYAGLLGIALSALRGADAVGLAATLFLFAVVWATDILAYFVGRAVGGPKLAPAISPGKTWSGAVGGTVAAVLAGIFVAGQLGSPLGWGALLALTLVLSVVSQGGDLFESWIKRRFGVKDSSQLIPGHGGVMDRVDGLATAAFALFLLGAAIAGPNTPADAFFGR
- a CDS encoding RIP metalloprotease, producing MNEFLATFFSFDNIVFTTIIPFLFVLTVVVFVHEMGHYLVGRWCGIGVREFSVGFGPELVGFNDRRGTRWKLSAIPLGGYVKFVGDMSVTSDPSSQEDAGLSAQERRTAFHLQPVWKRAATVFAGPAFNFLLTIAVFAVMFSIYGRMISEPMVAEVRAGSPAEAAGFQPGDRFVTVDGTRVYTFGDVQRLVSGRAGDPIVFVMARGEEEEVTLTATPELVEQTDALGNTIRVGIIGVVNNEEMGQPRHIEYGPVESVAEAVKETGHIIARTGQFLQRFVSGREDRCQLGGPVRIADMAGKAASLGFEWLVQLVAVLSVGIGFLNLLPIPPLDGGHLAFYGVEAVMRRPVSERVMELFYRVGMLAVLAFMGFVFWNDLFGC
- the bamA gene encoding outer membrane protein assembly factor BamA translates to MKAVSSFMSAVSAVALSAGLVVSGATALQFATASVAEAAVVSSIEVRGNRRVDAETIRSNVGIRPGQNFGAGDIDEAVKRLFSTGLFSDVRINQVGSTLVVSVEEYAIVNQVLFQGNKKIKDADLVRQIQLQPRNSFSDSLLAADVETIRQAYARIGRDDATVSSQVSDLGDGRVNVIFDIQEGDRTKIADIAFEGNDAYSDSRLRDVIATKRSGLLSFLSRNDIYDEDRLRADEELLRRFYYNRGYADFRVISSNAEFDDAKNSYRVVFTVDEGQRYRFGSIDVESTVAGLDGETLKGSIKTKEGNHYSAKAVEDTLVALNEQAAGLGYAFAQVTPRGDRNFENQTISVVYSIDQGPRAYIERIEIRGNARTRDYVIRREFDISEGDAFNQALIQRAKRRLERLDYFETVNIATAPGSEADQVVLVIDVVEKSTGELSIGGGYSTGGQNKGFSVEGSIAERNFLGRGQAIRFSAGGGKDSRNYQLSFTEPYFLGRRISAGFDIYRNTAEYDDYKTELTGGTVRFGLPITQALTAQVAYNLTQEKYEYTDYCDENGDGILTGTECRSSGSVRISRYLQHAIEEQSPWVKSSVSGTLLYNTIDDMKNPRSGIYANLTLETAGLGGDAQWVKLSGRGTYYKTLSDEMDLVGMLSAGGGHIESFGSEGLRVFDHFQSNDRIIRGFKHNGIGPFDSAATGRESRHLGGTTYFHGSAEVQFPFPVLSEGIGLRGAVFADAATLYGSDLKGIPGVTIDGTGMEWRASVGASIIWASPFGPLRVDYAVPVAKEDSDRVQNFNFGVSTRF